CCAGGTGTCAACGTGACGCTTGCCGAGACGACGACGATGCAGCTTAGGCGTAGGAAAGGGCTGGCCTGCTGCTCAGATGCCGATCCGGGTCGAAGGTCTCGAAGTGACCCGATCCGACCATTCCGATTCCCCGCTGAGGCATCCGGAAGTCGCCGAGCCGGGCCTGCCGCAGCAGCGGCCCGCTCGGGCCTAGGTCGCGACCGTGCAGTACCGCGCTCGAGTCGGCGACGAACCACATCTGCTTCGGGGCCATCGAGTAGCACTGGCCGTTGGGCGCACGCCCGGTCAGCCGCACGTCGCCGACACCGAGCGTGCGCCGCGCGACCCAGCCCAGCCGCTTCAGCGCCGCGGGGTCGTTCCACGCCGACTCGGACAGCCGGCTACCGATCCTGTTCATCGTGCGGGTGGCCCGGGTGGACTCCAGCTCGACGGTCCACTGCAGCACCTCGGGAATCTCGATGACCACAGACCATGGCCCGGTCCAGGTGATACCGATGTCGCACTGGACCGCGTCGTTCGGAGTGGCCGAGCTGAAGTAGCGTGCACAACTCTGCTGTCCGGGCGTCGTCGCGTAGAACGTCCAGTTGCACGACGGATCGCGGTGCCACACGGAGACGTACGGCGGCGCGAAAGTCGTTGCGGGGAAATGGCGCATCGCCAGGTAGTGCCCGTTGGCGAACGGTAGGCCCATGATCCCGAAGCCGACGAATCGCTCGTCGTCACCGGAAGGCAGGGTCGGGTTGGCCAGCACGGCCGCAACAGTTTCTTGGGGGGTGTGTTGTTTTGTCATGCCCCGATGGTCGGGCCGGACACGACCTCAGCACCTGAGGCGCCTGCCTCAAAAACGAGGTGCCTCAAATGTTCAGGCGACGGGTTGCTGCCGCCGAACCGCGGTGTGGATCGGCTGGTCGGGGTCGATCTTGATGCCCAGCAGTTCGGCGGTGCCGTTGATGGCGCCCACCATGATCGTCGTCATGTGCGCGATGAACTTGTCCGTCGGCATCCGCCGCGGGCTGTCGTCGTCGACGCCCAGCCACCAGTCCGTCGCCGACGCCGCGGTGCCGAAGATCGCGAACGCCGCGAGCTCGAATGCCTCCGGCTCCGGAGCGAGTTCTTCGAGCTCGGTGCTGATCATGTCGGCGATGGCGAGGGTGATCTCACTGCCCTTGTTCACCGTCGTCATCGCAGCCGCCGACTGGTCGGCGAACCGGCCCTGCAGCAGGAATCGCACCACGTTCGGGTGTTGATTGACGAGCTCCACATAGTGCTCGACCCCGCGGCCGACGATCTGCCGCGCCGAATCGGTCTCGACGTTGATCGACGGGATGATCGCCGCCCACAACATGTCGCGCATCCGCTGACCGATTTCGGCGAACATGTCGGATTTGTCGGTGAAGTGTCGGTAGATCTTGGGCTTGGCGGTACCCGCCTCCTCGGCGATCTCACGCACGCTGACGTTGGGACCGAGGCGGTCGATCGCACGGAAGGCCGCGTCGACGATCTCCGCGCGGACCTTCTTGCGATGCTCGCGCCAGCGCTCACTACGGGCGTCGACCTTGACACCCGGTTCACCACTGGACCGTGGCCTGGACCCTCGTCGCACCCGATCACTGTACCGCCCAGATACCGCTGACCTGCTCAGACCGGCCCTGGTCAGGACGACTATCGCGGTGTCGGGCCATTTCTCTCGCAGAGATGGGTCGCGCCGACTTGGGTACTATTTCTACGACAACCGATCGACGAGACGAGATTCATGACGCAGCGATACGACCTGGTCATTGCAGGTGGCGGGCCTTCTGGCTCAGCAGCCGCGTGGCAGGCCGCGCAGACTGGCGCCAAGGTAGTGGTCCTGGACAAAGCGCAATTCCCGCGCGCCAAACCCTGCGGCGACGGGCTCACCGCGCGGGCGGTGAGCTACCTGCAGAAGATGGGCCTGGCCCACGAGGTCGCCACCTTCCACCGCGTCAACCGGGTGACCGTGTTCAGCCCGAGCCAGTGGGAGCTGTCGTTTCCCCGCCGCCCCGGGATGCCCGACCACGGCCACACCGTCAGCCGCGAGCACCTGGACACGCTGCTGCTGAAGCACGCGGAGTCGGCCGGCGCCGAGGTACGCCAGGGCACCGAGGTCACGGGCCCCGAGCTCGATCGCAGCGGCCGGGTGGTCGGCGTGAAGCTCAAGAACGGCGAGACGGTGTACGGCGATGCCGTCATCGCGGCCGACGGCGCCTACTCCCCGATCAAGCGTGCCCTGAAGATCGATTCGGAGTACAACGGTTACTCGGCGATCGCGATCCGTTCTGAGATGCACGCGAACCGGCCCGACTCCGACAGCCTGGACATCTATCTCAAGCTGGTGTTCGAGGGCGATCAGCTGCCCGGCTACGGCTGGGTGTTCCCGATGGGCGGCGGCCTATTCAATATCGGCCTGGGCTACGTCAACAGCTACAAGAACTGGCAGTCGATCAACGCCACGCAGTTCCTCGGGGAGTTCCTGCGCACGTTGCCCGCCGACTGGGAGCTGCCGCCGATCGAGGAGCTCAAGAAGAACAAGAGCGTGCGGGCGTGGAGGCTGCCCATGGGCTTCACCGCCTGGCCGCCGTGGCGACCGGGCGTGCTGTTCACCGGCGACTCGCTGGGTGCGGGTAGGCCGACGTCCGGCGCGGGCATCTCCAAGGCGTTGGAGTCGGGTCTCGCGGCGGGCGAATGCGCCATCGCGGCGCTGCAGAACGGCGGACCGGACAACTTCACCAATTACGCGCAGCGGATGGAAGCGGCGTGGGGCCGGGAGTACAAGCGCGGCCGCTACTTCCACAAGCTGCTGGGCTATCCGAAATTCGCGAATGCCGGGATCAAATTGATCGACAACGCCGCGTTCCGCGACCGTATGCTCAAGGCGCTGTACAAGAAAGCGCAGGGACCCGAGCACACGTACTGAGGTAACCGGCTGTCAGGAACGCGGGACGACCGTGAGCAGGAGGACCGAATCCTCCAGCGCCGCAACGTTGTGCCGTTCTTCCGGGATCACGAGATAGTCACCCGCTGCGGCCTCGATCGCTTGCGTGGTGCTGCCCAGGCGGATCCGACCGCGCAGCACCAATAGCGTTGCCTCGCCGGGGCTTTCGTGATCGTCGAGGCCGTGACCACTCGCCAGCGCCAGCACGGTCTGACGCAGCACGCGGCCACTTCCGCCGTAGATGCTCTTGGCAGAGCGACCCGCGGTCGCTGCCGCCGCAGCGGCGACCTGTTCGTCACCCAGTGTTGACAGCGACAGTGCCTCGACCGTGCTCACCGGACCTACCTCCACGATTCTTGGTTTATTTCTTAGGGCTGAGAATCAAACCGACTTCGCAGGAGCCGCCCCGCGGATCCGGTGTCACCGCAACGCGATACGACGCACCGATCGCGTCGGCGTTGAGGTCGACCACCTCTTGGATCAGGCCCTGCTGAATACCTCTGACGACCTCTGGTGCGGTCGCTGCGACTTCGGCGAGCGGGCATGTGCACAGCTGAACCGTCACTTCTCCGAACGAATTCAGCACCGAGCGCACCTGAAAGCCGAGTTCGGTCAGGGTCGCCACCACCAGGTCGGCGATCGACGTTTCCTCGCGCTTCCTGGCCAGATGCACCCGGTGGGCGAGGTCTGCGCCGATGCGTAGCGCCCGTTGTTCCCGTTCCTCGGCCGTCCCGCCGAGATGGGCGGCGAAGAGCGACACGATGTCGGCGTAGTCCAGCCTCGGCGCCAACTCGTAGGTCAGCCGGGGCCGCCCCGCGCGTGCGACCTTCGCCCCGCCGCCGCGACGGATGTAGCCCTGCTCCTCCAGCGTCGTCAGATGGAATCGAGCCGTGGTGATGTGTATCTGCAGTGAGTCGGCGACGTGCTGGGCATCGACTGGGCCGGACGCATTCTGCAACAGGCCGAGCACCTTCTGCCGTTGCTGACCGGCAGCCCGTTCCGGCGGCGAAGCGAGGTCGTGGCGCGGCACTGGCATTCCTCGAGTTTGTCACGCCGCCGGCACAACACCGACTGCCGAAACCGCCGTGAGCGAACGCCGGTACTTGTGGAAGGTCCGCCGCATGCCGATGACCCGTGCCCGCGCAGCGCCGCGGACGATGAGGTTTCCCACGATGCGCAGGGCTCCGAGCGGTCCTTCGTCGGCGAGCACACGTGCCGGGTTGAGCAGCGCCATCGGCGCGTAATCCACCCTGATGTCCACGAATCCGGCGTCGGAGAGCAACTGCACCCACTCGGCGGTCGTGAGTGGGCGCGCGTTGACCTTGATCGAGCGCGCGAGATCGCGCCGGATGTCGTCCTTGGTCTCCTGGGGTATCGAGTCGGGTTTCAGGCCCAGTTCATGGATCGCGTAGCGGCCGCCGGGGCGCAGGACACGGAACGCCTCGGCGATGATCGCGCGTTTGGCCTTGTCCCCCTGCATCGTCAGCATGGCTTCCCCGATGACGACGTCGGCGCTGTCGTCGGGGAGCCCGGTCACCGCGGCGTCGGCGACCACCACTTTGCCCTGTACCGGCGCGACGACCTGGCGCACGGCGTCGGTCGCCGCGGCGGTGTCGTCGACTCCGACGTACGACCGCGGTCGCAAGGCGACAATGTCGCGAGCCGTGCGGCCAAGGCCGGGTCCCAGTTCCACGACGTCAGATCCGCTGACGCCTGCGGCGGCAAGCATCCGGGACGTCAGCTCGAGGCCACCCGGTCGGAGCACCCGCTTACCCAAACGGGCCAGCAGCCAGTGTCCGGGTAGATCGGCGTCGGACCGCTCAGCGAGCGGAAGAGCTTCTCTGCCTGTCATTTTCGAATCATCCTTTCGGCTGCGGCGACCATGAATATCACACTGAACAGTGCGCACGTGTAGAGCAGTGCGGTGTCTTTGCCCCACGGCGGGATGAGTACGGTGTCCTGTCCCGTCGCATACACCGCGTTGAGCAGGGGCATGAATCGTTGCAGCGACGCCCCGCTGGGCAGGTATCCGGCGGCGGACTCAACGACGTACGCCCACAGCAGGATTGCGCCGACGGCGCCGAGCGGCGACCGGATGATCGCGCCGACGCCCACACCGGCACCGGCTGCGAAGAACGCGAGCACGACCACCGTCCAGAGCAGACGCCGCGCGACCGGATCGGTCACCGACACCGGCCCGTACACCAGCGGCGAGACGACCGGCAGCAGCGCGAGCACGAGGACCAGCGTGACGGCGGCGACCACCGCACCCACGGCGCCGTAGAACACCCACCGCCCGACGAGCACCGCCCACGGCCGCGGCATCGCGATGCGGACGTACTCCCTCGCGCGATAGCGACTTTCGGAGGCCTGCCCGTCCGCAGCGGCGACGGCGACCAGCACCACCGTGATCGTGATGACCCAGTAGGCGGCGTTCGAGGTCGACACCTGCAGCACCGAGAGTTGTCCCGGGATGCGCGCGAACGCCTCGGCCACCGCGGCGATCCCGAACGTGATGACCATCGGAATCACCGCGGCGGCGGGCACGATGACCGTCCACAGCCTGCTGCGCCCGCCGGTACGGATCTGTTCAGCGCGCAGGCTGCGCACGGCCAATGCGCCCGCGGTGCTCACGCGCATTCCAACAACGTGGTCTCGAGCCATTCGCGGGTGTCCTCACCCACGGGGGCCAACTGCTCCAACGGACCGACGGTTTCCAACTTTCCGTTGACCAGCAACGCGATTCGATCGGCAGTCAGCGTCACCTCGCCGAGTAGATGAGTGGCGATCACCACCGTGGCGCCGTCGGCGGCGAGCCGGCGCAGAAGTGCCCGGAACCAGACGATGCCCGGCACGTCGAGGCCGTTGAGCGGTTCGTCGAACAGTAGCGCTCGCGGCTCACCCAACAGCGCCCCGGCGATGGCCAACCGCTGCCGCGCGCCCAATGACAGCCGGCCGATGCGCACGGACCGCTGTTCGAGCAGTCCGGCCTCGTCGAGCACGGCGTCGACGCGCGCCTGAGGAATCCCGGCGAGCGCGGCCAGCCAGGACAGGTGCCTGCGCACGGTATGCCCAGGATTCATGGCGTCGGGGCCGAGGTGGACACCGAGCAGTCGCGGGTCGCTCGACCGGCGCTGACCACACACGGTCACGGTGCCGCCGTCGGGGTGGTCGAGGCCCGCGATCAGACGCAGCAGGGTGGTCTTCCCCGCACCGTTGAGGCCCAGCAGGGCGGTGACGGAGCCCGCCGGGAACTCGGCAGTCACGTTGTCGACGGCACGATGGCGGCCGAATGACTTTGTCAGCTCGGTAGTTTCGATCACGACGCAATCACTGGAAGTTGCACGGGATGGGCAGCCCGAGGGTCTTGATGCCATTGCACAGCGACTTGCTCGCCACCTTCCATCGGCCGTCGATGCGCCGCCACTCGGCGGGGATTTGGATGGTGGGAGCGCCCTGCCTGCTGGCGTTGATG
The nucleotide sequence above comes from Mycolicibacterium moriokaense. Encoded proteins:
- a CDS encoding ABC transporter permease; amino-acid sequence: MRVSTAGALAVRSLRAEQIRTGGRSRLWTVIVPAAAVIPMVITFGIAAVAEAFARIPGQLSVLQVSTSNAAYWVITITVVLVAVAAADGQASESRYRAREYVRIAMPRPWAVLVGRWVFYGAVGAVVAAVTLVLVLALLPVVSPLVYGPVSVTDPVARRLLWTVVVLAFFAAGAGVGVGAIIRSPLGAVGAILLWAYVVESAAGYLPSGASLQRFMPLLNAVYATGQDTVLIPPWGKDTALLYTCALFSVIFMVAAAERMIRK
- a CDS encoding TetR/AcrR family transcriptional regulator yields the protein MRRGSRPRSSGEPGVKVDARSERWREHRKKVRAEIVDAAFRAIDRLGPNVSVREIAEEAGTAKPKIYRHFTDKSDMFAEIGQRMRDMLWAAIIPSINVETDSARQIVGRGVEHYVELVNQHPNVVRFLLQGRFADQSAAAMTTVNKGSEITLAIADMISTELEELAPEPEAFELAAFAIFGTAASATDWWLGVDDDSPRRMPTDKFIAHMTTIMVGAINGTAELLGIKIDPDQPIHTAVRRQQPVA
- a CDS encoding cupin domain-containing protein, which codes for MSTVEALSLSTLGDEQVAAAAAATAGRSAKSIYGGSGRVLRQTVLALASGHGLDDHESPGEATLLVLRGRIRLGSTTQAIEAAAGDYLVIPEERHNVAALEDSVLLLTVVPRS
- a CDS encoding ABC transporter ATP-binding protein; translation: MIETTELTKSFGRHRAVDNVTAEFPAGSVTALLGLNGAGKTTLLRLIAGLDHPDGGTVTVCGQRRSSDPRLLGVHLGPDAMNPGHTVRRHLSWLAALAGIPQARVDAVLDEAGLLEQRSVRIGRLSLGARQRLAIAGALLGEPRALLFDEPLNGLDVPGIVWFRALLRRLAADGATVVIATHLLGEVTLTADRIALLVNGKLETVGPLEQLAPVGEDTREWLETTLLECA
- a CDS encoding helix-turn-helix transcriptional regulator translates to MPVPRHDLASPPERAAGQQRQKVLGLLQNASGPVDAQHVADSLQIHITTARFHLTTLEEQGYIRRGGGAKVARAGRPRLTYELAPRLDYADIVSLFAAHLGGTAEEREQRALRIGADLAHRVHLARKREETSIADLVVATLTELGFQVRSVLNSFGEVTVQLCTCPLAEVAATAPEVVRGIQQGLIQEVVDLNADAIGASYRVAVTPDPRGGSCEVGLILSPKK
- a CDS encoding NAD(P)/FAD-dependent oxidoreductase; amino-acid sequence: MTQRYDLVIAGGGPSGSAAAWQAAQTGAKVVVLDKAQFPRAKPCGDGLTARAVSYLQKMGLAHEVATFHRVNRVTVFSPSQWELSFPRRPGMPDHGHTVSREHLDTLLLKHAESAGAEVRQGTEVTGPELDRSGRVVGVKLKNGETVYGDAVIAADGAYSPIKRALKIDSEYNGYSAIAIRSEMHANRPDSDSLDIYLKLVFEGDQLPGYGWVFPMGGGLFNIGLGYVNSYKNWQSINATQFLGEFLRTLPADWELPPIEELKKNKSVRAWRLPMGFTAWPPWRPGVLFTGDSLGAGRPTSGAGISKALESGLAAGECAIAALQNGGPDNFTNYAQRMEAAWGREYKRGRYFHKLLGYPKFANAGIKLIDNAAFRDRMLKALYKKAQGPEHTY
- a CDS encoding class I SAM-dependent methyltransferase, whose protein sequence is MTGREALPLAERSDADLPGHWLLARLGKRVLRPGGLELTSRMLAAAGVSGSDVVELGPGLGRTARDIVALRPRSYVGVDDTAAATDAVRQVVAPVQGKVVVADAAVTGLPDDSADVVIGEAMLTMQGDKAKRAIIAEAFRVLRPGGRYAIHELGLKPDSIPQETKDDIRRDLARSIKVNARPLTTAEWVQLLSDAGFVDIRVDYAPMALLNPARVLADEGPLGALRIVGNLIVRGAARARVIGMRRTFHKYRRSLTAVSAVGVVPAA